The proteins below are encoded in one region of Planctopirus limnophila DSM 3776:
- a CDS encoding RNA polymerase sigma factor translates to MDRVLQNSPITRVSLLLRLRDTADHSAWQQFAELYGPVIYRFARGRGLQDADAADVMQDTLRSVSNAIGRLDYDSAKGSFRGWLFTIARNKIFNLLSSRKNKPRAAGDTAAHELLQATPSDDNSLEESWEDEYRRRLAGIAIERIKGEFQPNTWEAFWGTAVNGESATDVGERLGMSSGAVYVAKSRVLARLKEQVQRLIDEEDQ, encoded by the coding sequence ATGGACCGGGTGCTTCAGAATTCACCGATTACACGAGTCAGCCTGCTGCTCCGCCTGAGGGATACGGCAGACCACTCGGCATGGCAGCAGTTTGCAGAACTGTACGGCCCTGTCATCTATCGCTTTGCTCGCGGACGTGGACTTCAGGATGCTGACGCCGCCGATGTGATGCAGGACACGCTCAGGTCAGTTTCTAACGCAATCGGTCGTCTCGACTACGATAGCGCGAAAGGAAGCTTCCGAGGGTGGCTATTTACTATTGCCAGGAACAAGATTTTCAACCTGCTCTCTTCGCGGAAAAACAAGCCGCGGGCGGCTGGTGACACAGCAGCCCACGAGTTGCTGCAAGCCACCCCTTCCGACGACAACAGCCTCGAAGAGTCCTGGGAAGACGAATATCGCCGCAGGCTGGCTGGCATTGCGATTGAACGCATCAAAGGAGAGTTCCAACCCAACACCTGGGAAGCCTTCTGGGGGACAGCCGTCAACGGAGAATCCGCGACGGATGTGGGTGAGCGGTTGGGAATGTCCAGTGGTGCTGTCTATGTTGCCAAAAGTCGCGTGCTTGCCCGTCTCAAAGAGCAGGTTCAGCGGTTGATCGATGAAGAGGATCAGTAG
- a CDS encoding outer membrane protein assembly factor BamB family protein produces MNLWKAFVPHLWLLTICGLGLFASTPVDAEDRGIADFPKLSPKTDWPWWRGPSRNGYAQPDAQPPTEFSASNHVKWKAQVPGRGHGSPIVVGSKVFLPTADEAAQIHSVIAFDRNTGKKLWETEVNRGAFPENNHPKNTEASPTIACDGERLFISFYHHDQVELIALTLDGKVSWRKFAGRFKPMRFEYGYAPSPLLYQNSVIVSAEWEGESFIAAFDRQTGKPLWKTPRAGMLTFSSPVIAHVAGKDQLLISGQEKISAYNPTTGKLLWSTPGTTMATCGTMIWEDDIVVASGGYPKAETIAVKADGSGKVLWKNNQKCYEQSMILIDGYVYALTDNGVMFCWNAETGKEMWKQRLTGPVSASPVYAGGYIYWANELGTMYVFKPNPQKYEEVARNTLGNSTFASPAVVGKELFLRVGEESGGSRQEWLYCLE; encoded by the coding sequence ATGAATTTGTGGAAAGCTTTTGTACCCCACCTTTGGTTACTGACAATTTGTGGCCTGGGGCTCTTCGCATCGACACCTGTTGATGCTGAAGATCGTGGCATTGCTGACTTTCCTAAGCTGAGTCCCAAAACTGACTGGCCATGGTGGCGCGGGCCGAGCCGGAATGGCTACGCTCAGCCGGATGCTCAACCTCCCACAGAGTTCAGTGCCAGCAATCATGTGAAGTGGAAAGCACAGGTTCCCGGCCGCGGACATGGCTCCCCTATCGTCGTGGGATCCAAAGTCTTTTTGCCGACGGCTGACGAAGCGGCACAGATTCACTCTGTCATTGCGTTTGATCGAAACACGGGGAAAAAGCTCTGGGAAACTGAGGTCAATCGCGGGGCTTTCCCGGAGAACAATCATCCCAAAAACACCGAGGCTTCACCCACGATTGCCTGCGATGGTGAGCGACTTTTCATCTCCTTTTATCATCACGATCAAGTCGAATTGATCGCGTTGACACTCGACGGCAAAGTGAGCTGGCGGAAGTTTGCTGGTCGCTTTAAGCCCATGCGTTTCGAGTATGGCTATGCACCTTCACCTTTGCTCTACCAGAATTCGGTGATCGTCTCGGCTGAATGGGAAGGGGAGAGCTTTATTGCAGCCTTCGATCGCCAGACCGGCAAACCATTATGGAAAACACCACGCGCCGGCATGTTGACCTTTTCATCGCCCGTGATTGCCCATGTCGCGGGGAAAGATCAACTTCTCATCAGCGGCCAGGAGAAAATCTCTGCTTATAACCCCACCACCGGGAAACTCCTCTGGTCCACTCCCGGAACCACCATGGCCACCTGCGGCACCATGATCTGGGAAGATGATATCGTCGTCGCCAGCGGCGGTTATCCCAAAGCTGAGACCATTGCCGTCAAGGCTGACGGAAGTGGCAAAGTGCTCTGGAAGAACAACCAGAAATGCTACGAACAATCGATGATTCTCATTGATGGCTACGTTTACGCACTCACTGATAACGGTGTGATGTTCTGCTGGAATGCCGAGACTGGAAAAGAGATGTGGAAGCAGCGCTTAACAGGGCCCGTGAGTGCCTCGCCGGTCTATGCCGGTGGTTATATCTACTGGGCGAATGAACTGGGGACGATGTACGTCTTTAAGCCGAATCCACAGAAGTATGAAGAAGTGGCCCGCAATACGCTGGGAAACAGCACCTTTGCCAGCCCGGCGGTCGTCGGGAAAGAACTCTTTCTGCGCGTCGGCGAAGAATCGGGCGGCAGTCGGCAGGAGTGGCTCTACTGCCTGGAATAG
- the uvrB gene encoding excinuclease ABC subunit UvrB, with product MPQFQIDSRFRPAGDQPKAIEALVKGLKNDRKNQTLLGVTGSGKTFTMANVIEQLQRPALVLSHNKTLAAQLYAEFKEFFPHNAVTYFVSYYDYYQPEAYIPQRDIYIEKDSSINEEIDRLRLLATSALVSRRDVIVVASVSCIYGLGSPKDYLEMMIPLRKGESIDRDELLRKLCDIQYTRNDHAPERANFRVRGDVIDVWPAYEEFAYRIELWGDEIDKLSIIHPVTSDEVRSLEEIYIYPAKHYVLPEDRVASAVAEIEKELAEQLEKFKKEGKLLEAQRLNARTRHDLELLREVGFCPGIENYSRALSGRPPGEPPYTLLDFFPNDFLTFIDESHVTIPQIRAMFNGDHARKTTLVEHGFRLPMALDNRPLKFDEWETRRKQAIFVSATPSDWELEQSQGEIVEQVIRPTGLVDPVIHIHPSRGQVQHLMGLIKGRAEKDERVLVTALTKKLCEDLTAYLREEGLRCAWLHSELDAFERVEIIRELREGKYDTLVGVNLLREGLDIPEVSLVAILDADKEGFLRSETSLIQTIGRSARNVNAEVYLYADSVTNSMQLAIDETNRRRELQVAYNKKHGITPETIRKSIRRGIEEDAEANKIVQQASGKSSEVEYVTLEYISELEAEMLKAAESLDFERAAQLRDRILQLKKQVGQAIQADEDLTTQRDREPKNRGRRKSRGAAARGEEKPAQRGRVPKPKKFGS from the coding sequence ATGCCACAGTTTCAGATAGATTCCCGTTTTCGTCCCGCAGGGGATCAACCCAAAGCGATTGAAGCGCTCGTCAAAGGCCTGAAGAACGATCGAAAGAATCAGACACTGCTGGGGGTCACCGGTTCGGGGAAGACATTCACCATGGCGAATGTCATCGAGCAGCTTCAACGGCCGGCACTTGTGTTGTCTCACAACAAGACGCTGGCGGCACAGCTTTATGCCGAGTTTAAAGAATTCTTCCCGCATAACGCCGTCACTTATTTTGTGAGCTACTACGACTACTATCAGCCGGAGGCTTATATCCCTCAGCGGGATATTTATATCGAAAAAGACTCGTCGATTAACGAAGAAATCGACAGGCTTCGTCTGCTCGCGACGAGTGCTCTGGTGAGCCGGCGGGATGTGATTGTGGTGGCTTCTGTCAGTTGTATTTACGGGCTGGGTTCTCCCAAAGATTATCTCGAAATGATGATCCCTCTGCGTAAGGGGGAATCCATTGATCGAGACGAACTGCTCCGCAAACTTTGCGATATCCAGTACACCCGGAATGACCATGCACCCGAACGGGCCAACTTTCGTGTGCGGGGCGATGTGATCGACGTTTGGCCCGCTTACGAGGAATTTGCCTATCGCATTGAGCTGTGGGGAGATGAGATCGACAAACTCTCCATCATTCACCCGGTAACGAGTGATGAAGTGCGCTCGTTGGAAGAGATCTATATTTATCCGGCTAAGCACTATGTCCTCCCGGAAGATCGTGTCGCGAGTGCTGTGGCCGAGATCGAAAAGGAATTAGCCGAACAACTCGAAAAGTTCAAAAAAGAAGGCAAACTTCTCGAAGCTCAACGGCTCAATGCCCGCACCCGGCACGACCTGGAACTTTTGCGCGAAGTTGGCTTCTGCCCCGGGATCGAAAACTATAGCCGAGCCCTTTCTGGCAGGCCGCCTGGTGAACCACCCTATACGCTACTCGACTTCTTTCCTAATGATTTCCTCACGTTTATTGATGAATCGCATGTAACAATTCCGCAGATTCGTGCGATGTTCAATGGCGATCATGCGCGGAAAACGACACTGGTCGAACACGGCTTCCGCTTGCCCATGGCTTTGGATAACAGGCCTCTCAAATTTGATGAATGGGAGACTCGCCGTAAGCAGGCCATTTTTGTATCGGCCACCCCTTCCGACTGGGAATTAGAACAGTCGCAAGGTGAGATTGTCGAGCAGGTGATCCGTCCCACCGGACTGGTCGATCCGGTCATCCATATTCATCCTTCGCGCGGGCAGGTACAGCACTTGATGGGGCTGATTAAAGGACGTGCCGAGAAAGACGAGCGCGTGCTGGTCACCGCCCTCACCAAGAAACTCTGCGAAGATCTGACCGCTTATCTCCGCGAAGAAGGTTTACGCTGCGCCTGGCTGCATAGCGAACTCGATGCGTTCGAGCGTGTCGAAATCATTCGCGAACTGCGCGAGGGGAAATACGATACGCTCGTGGGTGTGAACCTGTTGCGAGAAGGTCTTGATATTCCTGAAGTTTCGCTGGTTGCAATTCTCGATGCCGATAAAGAAGGCTTCCTGCGTAGCGAAACCAGTCTCATTCAAACGATTGGCCGCTCTGCACGAAACGTTAATGCAGAGGTCTATCTGTATGCCGATTCGGTCACGAACAGCATGCAGCTGGCGATTGATGAAACCAACCGCCGCCGTGAACTCCAGGTGGCGTATAACAAAAAGCACGGCATCACGCCCGAAACCATCCGCAAATCGATCCGGCGAGGGATTGAAGAGGATGCCGAGGCAAACAAGATTGTGCAGCAGGCCAGTGGCAAGTCAAGCGAGGTCGAGTACGTCACACTGGAATACATTTCAGAGCTTGAAGCGGAAATGCTCAAGGCGGCGGAAAGTCTCGACTTTGAACGGGCTGCTCAACTACGTGACCGGATTCTGCAACTCAAGAAGCAGGTGGGCCAGGCGATTCAGGCGGATGAAGACCTGACGACCCAGCGCGATCGGGAACCGAAGAATCGAGGCCGGCGTAAAAGTCGAGGTGCCGCCGCCCGCGGAGAAGAAAAGCCCGCCCAGCGCGGGAGAGTTCCGAAGCCGAAGAAGTTTGGGAGTTAG